One genomic segment of Aquipluma nitroreducens includes these proteins:
- a CDS encoding class I SAM-dependent methyltransferase: protein MSDFWEDKFQKIGLLWSFEPADSAIFARDLFVEKGFKSILIPGVGYGRNAKTFIDNGFEVTGIEISETAIRLARDNGLDFRIYHGPVKRMPYGKSLYDGIFCYALLHLLNQNDRRQFLKKCFDQLQPGGMMVFIVASKENKLYGNGRPVSIDRFLIDKGLTVFFYDSATIEKEFSTYGLLEYCEIDEPVKHMPNEEPMKFWRVVCRKS from the coding sequence ATGAGCGATTTTTGGGAAGATAAGTTTCAGAAAATTGGGTTACTCTGGTCGTTCGAGCCAGCCGATTCAGCTATTTTTGCCCGTGATCTTTTTGTTGAAAAAGGATTTAAAAGCATCCTGATTCCTGGAGTCGGATACGGACGGAATGCAAAAACTTTTATTGACAATGGGTTTGAAGTGACCGGAATTGAAATTTCCGAAACGGCCATCAGGCTTGCCCGTGATAATGGTTTGGATTTTCGGATTTATCATGGTCCGGTTAAGCGAATGCCTTACGGAAAATCACTTTACGATGGAATTTTCTGTTACGCACTCTTGCATCTACTCAATCAAAACGATCGCCGCCAATTCCTGAAAAAATGTTTCGATCAGCTCCAGCCGGGCGGAATGATGGTTTTTATTGTGGCTTCGAAGGAAAATAAACTCTATGGAAATGGACGACCCGTTAGCATCGACCGTTTCCTGATCGATAAAGGTTTGACTGTTTTCTTTTATGACTCAGCGACCATTGAAAAAGAATTTTCGACTTATGGCTTGCTTGAATACTGCGAAATTGACGAGCCTGTCAAACACATGCCTAATGAAGAACCCATGAAATTTTGGCGGGTGGTTTGCCGGAAAAGTTGA
- a CDS encoding class I SAM-dependent methyltransferase, with product MENFELSVQRFNEFAEEYASRFDNVSGYLEPLVHFCSLVKSDNPHILELACGPGNVTSFLKNHFPESQILAVDLAPKMIEIAKNLLPEVDFMVMDVRDISTIPDRFDAVMCSFCLPFLSKMDSAKLIADCAECLVSGGVLYVSTMEGNEDRAGYEATSFSGDAEVYFNYHLQTDLEEAFEHSGFEIRQLRLQDYNELDGSITTDMIFIAVKR from the coding sequence ATGGAGAATTTCGAACTCTCGGTTCAACGTTTCAATGAATTTGCTGAAGAATATGCCAGCCGGTTTGACAATGTAAGCGGTTATCTTGAACCGCTTGTGCATTTTTGTAGTTTGGTGAAATCGGATAATCCTCACATCCTGGAGCTGGCCTGTGGACCCGGAAATGTAACTAGCTTCCTCAAAAATCACTTTCCTGAAAGTCAAATCTTGGCTGTTGATCTTGCTCCTAAAATGATTGAAATAGCGAAGAATTTACTTCCTGAAGTTGATTTCATGGTGATGGATGTGCGCGATATTTCCACGATTCCAGATCGATTTGATGCGGTGATGTGTTCGTTTTGCCTGCCTTTTTTATCGAAAATGGATTCGGCTAAACTGATTGCCGATTGCGCCGAATGTTTGGTTTCTGGAGGCGTTTTGTACGTTAGTACCATGGAAGGAAACGAGGATCGTGCCGGATACGAAGCAACCAGTTTTTCGGGTGATGCCGAGGTTTATTTCAATTACCATCTGCAAACAGATTTGGAAGAGGCATTTGAGCATAGTGGATTCGAAATCAGGCAACTCAGGCTTCAGGATTATAATGAACTAGATGGTTCTATAACCACGGATATGATATTTATAGCGGTAAAACGATGA
- a CDS encoding putative signal transducing protein: MNSDQEIYPVEVFDGNDWDASMVKSLLDNAEIEAFVKDEKMGVLAPWNVAGGGAGSVKIFVSNVDLEKAKEVIEQYEKAEGLKE; encoded by the coding sequence ATGAATTCAGATCAAGAAATTTATCCGGTTGAAGTTTTTGATGGCAACGATTGGGATGCTTCGATGGTAAAAAGCCTTTTGGATAATGCCGAAATTGAAGCCTTTGTGAAAGATGAAAAAATGGGTGTTTTAGCGCCATGGAATGTGGCTGGCGGAGGCGCCGGTTCAGTAAAAATATTTGTCTCGAATGTCGATCTGGAAAAGGCCAAAGAGGTAATTGAGCAGTACGAAAAAGCAGAAGGACTAAAAGAATAA
- a CDS encoding mandelate racemase/muconate lactonizing enzyme family protein, whose amino-acid sequence MLITQIEVYQFPVKLKKPFVISLGSFEYAENVVVVIRTDEGLSGFGECSPFMPINGESMETCYVVANYLAKSLINKDPRNIEACSELMDRTIFGNSSIKSAFDIALYDIAAQQVGLPLYAFLGGKNNKILKTDYTVSLNDPAQMVADALEIKERGFQVIKVKLGDDPGKDIQRIQAIREQIGSDIPLRLDANQGWNVDSAIRVLTELAGYNIQFCEEPIPRWNYMELPRISKASPVMVMADESCCDHHDAQRLIDLDAAPSFNIKLGKSSGIFKAQKIINLAEKANLQLQIGGFLESRIGFTASAHLALTSDNVRFCDFDTPMMFCEDPVSGGIQYGLNGLVTVPETPGLGASIDACYLKGLTSFTVR is encoded by the coding sequence ATGCTGATTACTCAAATCGAAGTTTATCAATTTCCGGTCAAGCTAAAAAAGCCTTTTGTTATTTCGTTAGGATCGTTTGAATATGCCGAGAATGTGGTAGTTGTTATACGAACAGATGAAGGATTAAGTGGTTTTGGTGAATGTAGCCCGTTTATGCCCATCAACGGCGAAAGCATGGAAACCTGCTATGTCGTTGCCAATTACCTGGCCAAATCGTTGATTAATAAAGATCCGCGTAACATCGAAGCATGTTCTGAGCTGATGGATCGAACTATTTTTGGTAATTCGAGCATTAAAAGCGCTTTCGATATTGCACTATACGATATTGCCGCGCAGCAGGTCGGGTTGCCTTTGTATGCTTTTCTGGGTGGCAAGAACAATAAAATCCTGAAGACTGATTATACCGTGAGCCTGAATGATCCGGCTCAAATGGTGGCTGATGCACTGGAAATTAAAGAACGAGGTTTTCAGGTTATTAAAGTCAAACTGGGTGACGATCCGGGCAAAGATATTCAACGAATTCAGGCTATTCGGGAACAAATAGGAAGCGACATTCCATTGAGACTTGATGCCAATCAAGGGTGGAACGTCGATTCTGCAATTCGTGTTTTGACCGAATTGGCCGGTTACAATATCCAGTTTTGCGAGGAACCAATTCCGCGTTGGAACTATATGGAATTACCTCGAATCAGCAAAGCAAGCCCGGTGATGGTAATGGCCGATGAATCGTGTTGCGATCATCATGATGCCCAGCGGCTGATTGATTTGGATGCCGCTCCGTCATTTAACATCAAACTTGGGAAATCATCCGGAATATTCAAGGCGCAGAAGATTATAAATTTGGCTGAAAAGGCTAACTTGCAGTTACAAATCGGTGGGTTTCTCGAATCACGGATTGGGTTTACCGCATCGGCTCATTTGGCTTTAACGAGCGATAATGTTCGGTTTTGCGATTTCGATACGCCAATGATGTTCTGCGAAGATCCGGTTTCAGGAGGAATTCAATATGGTTTGAATGGTTTGGTTACGGTTCCTGAAACACCAGGGTTGGGAGCAAGTATCGATGCATGTTATTTGAAAGGATTAACAAGTTTTACGGTTAGATAA
- the creD gene encoding cell envelope integrity protein CreD, whose product METKGIQQFMNSYSVKMIIVSGLAILLLIPSFLIQDVIRQRIALSEKVKNELYAQWGGKQVVAGPVLNVPFTIQEKTEVNQGMTERKGIAHFLPETLKTDGSLAPEKRKRGIYEVVVYEGSIKLKGLFLQPDVSQLDIPNAQFNWDAAYFTLGISDMRGIKNLPELVVNGQKYKVDPGVADTDIFQSGITIKANSIDLKQPLNFEINLVLNGSEDLSVEALGKTSEVSMKSDWAQPSFTGVFLPSDRNITSNGFTANWMVTHLNRNFPQQWVDKKFNTHEALLGVELLIPIDHYQKAMRSVKYAILFIALNFIIFIFIEMKSKNRIHPFQYSLVAFALLIFYALLTSISEQAGFNLAYLISAVAVTSLISWYSYTILKDRRSVVWITLLQTGLYIFLFTILQLQDYALLAGSIGLFVILAIIMRASQQIKWYSEG is encoded by the coding sequence ATGGAAACAAAAGGTATTCAACAATTCATGAACAGTTACAGTGTTAAGATGATTATCGTTTCGGGACTGGCAATTCTGCTGCTTATCCCGTCCTTCCTAATTCAGGATGTAATTCGCCAACGAATTGCCCTGAGCGAAAAGGTGAAAAACGAATTGTATGCCCAATGGGGTGGGAAACAGGTGGTAGCCGGTCCGGTGCTGAATGTGCCGTTTACAATTCAGGAAAAAACCGAAGTTAATCAGGGAATGACTGAGCGAAAAGGCATTGCTCATTTTTTGCCTGAAACACTCAAAACCGATGGTTCGCTGGCTCCTGAAAAACGCAAACGTGGTATTTACGAGGTGGTGGTTTATGAAGGAAGTATCAAGCTTAAAGGCTTATTTCTTCAGCCCGACGTATCACAACTGGATATTCCGAATGCACAATTCAATTGGGATGCGGCTTACTTTACTCTGGGAATTTCGGATATGCGGGGGATCAAAAATTTGCCGGAATTGGTTGTCAATGGTCAGAAATACAAGGTTGATCCCGGAGTTGCCGATACCGACATCTTCCAATCTGGAATTACGATTAAAGCCAATTCGATTGATTTGAAACAGCCGTTAAATTTTGAAATCAATTTGGTTTTAAATGGGTCAGAAGATCTGTCAGTTGAAGCTTTAGGGAAAACCTCGGAAGTTTCAATGAAATCGGACTGGGCGCAGCCAAGTTTTACCGGAGTTTTTCTTCCTTCTGATCGAAATATTACATCAAATGGCTTTACTGCGAACTGGATGGTAACTCATTTAAATCGCAATTTTCCACAGCAATGGGTCGACAAAAAATTTAATACTCACGAAGCCCTGTTAGGTGTTGAATTGCTGATTCCTATTGACCATTATCAGAAAGCTATGCGCTCGGTGAAATATGCAATACTGTTCATAGCCCTCAATTTTATCATTTTTATTTTCATCGAGATGAAAAGCAAGAACAGGATTCATCCCTTCCAATATTCATTGGTGGCATTTGCGCTGCTCATTTTTTATGCATTGCTGACTTCAATCAGCGAACAAGCCGGATTTAATTTAGCTTATCTGATCTCGGCTGTAGCTGTTACTTCCCTGATTTCGTGGTATTCCTATACAATTCTGAAGGATAGGCGTTCGGTAGTTTGGATAACTTTATTGCAAACAGGCCTGTATATTTTTCTGTTTACCATTTTGCAGCTTCAGGATTATGCGCTGTTGGCCGGAAGTATTGGTCTGTTTGTTATCCTGGCAATTATTATGCGTGCATCGCAGCAGATTAAATGGTATTCGGAAGGATAA
- a CDS encoding winged helix-turn-helix domain-containing protein, with translation MKNPIANLQKVFESRIRLGIMSALMVNDMLDFNALKELLELTDGNLASHLKALEQQEIIVVSKQFVGRKPSTTYTATAQGKDLFRQHLAALEELIGNQ, from the coding sequence GTGAAAAATCCGATTGCAAATCTTCAGAAAGTGTTCGAAAGCCGCATCAGGCTTGGAATCATGTCGGCACTGATGGTGAACGACATGCTGGATTTCAATGCGCTGAAGGAACTGCTCGAACTAACCGACGGAAACCTGGCCAGTCACCTAAAAGCATTGGAACAGCAGGAAATTATCGTGGTTTCGAAGCAGTTTGTTGGCCGAAAACCCAGTACAACCTACACGGCAACCGCGCAGGGGAAGGATTTGTTTCGTCAGCATTTGGCGGCGCTGGAAGAACTAATAGGCAATCAATAA
- a CDS encoding DNA-methyltransferase: MECIDLVYFDPPFFTQKTHSLKTRDNTKTYEFEDKYNSLNEYLELIENVLIQSKRVLKDTGSVFLHCDKTASHNIRIILDKVFGRDNFQSEIVWSYKRWSNSKKGLLNAHQIIFFYSKTRDFKFNTIYTDYSATTNIDRILQERERDENGKSVYKKDEDGNVVIGKEKKGVPLSDVWDIPYLNPKAKERTGYPTQKPVLLLNQIIRIVTDEGDIVIDPFCGSGTTCVSAKHLKRNYIGIDKSKDAVDLAESRLDEMVITESELLNKGTESYLEKTEKQLAILQNINATPVQRNSGIDGFLKEQINGGPVPVKIQGDYETLEDAIEKLEKASFGKGYDYKIVIQTKESVTSRLFGFESDVEIIKSLELQAKERSKKSAKAQRAV; encoded by the coding sequence ATTGAATGTATTGACTTAGTTTATTTCGACCCACCTTTCTTTACTCAAAAAACACATTCTCTTAAAACCAGGGATAATACAAAAACTTACGAGTTTGAAGATAAATACAATTCTTTGAATGAATATTTGGAGCTCATTGAAAATGTATTAATCCAAAGCAAACGAGTTTTGAAAGATACCGGTAGTGTTTTTCTTCATTGCGATAAAACAGCTTCGCACAACATTCGAATTATTCTTGACAAGGTTTTTGGTCGTGATAATTTTCAGAGCGAGATTGTTTGGTCATATAAACGTTGGTCAAATTCAAAAAAAGGGTTATTAAATGCACACCAAATAATATTCTTTTACTCTAAGACAAGGGATTTTAAATTCAATACGATATATACCGACTACTCAGCAACAACAAATATTGACCGGATTTTACAAGAGCGAGAACGAGATGAAAATGGGAAGTCTGTATATAAAAAGGATGAAGATGGGAATGTTGTAATTGGTAAAGAAAAGAAAGGTGTTCCTTTATCAGATGTTTGGGATATACCATATCTTAATCCTAAAGCGAAAGAAAGAACAGGATATCCTACTCAAAAACCTGTGCTGCTGCTTAACCAGATTATTCGTATTGTGACCGATGAAGGAGATATTGTCATAGATCCATTTTGTGGTAGCGGTACAACTTGTGTTTCTGCAAAGCATTTAAAAAGAAATTATATTGGCATCGACAAGTCAAAGGATGCTGTAGATTTAGCAGAATCGAGACTTGATGAAATGGTAATTACAGAATCAGAGTTATTAAATAAAGGGACTGAAAGTTATCTTGAAAAAACAGAAAAGCAGCTTGCCATTCTTCAAAATATTAATGCCACTCCAGTTCAAAGAAATTCTGGTATTGACGGATTTCTAAAAGAACAAATTAATGGTGGACCTGTTCCAGTTAAAATTCAGGGAGATTATGAAACACTTGAAGATGCCATTGAAAAACTTGAAAAAGCATCATTTGGGAAAGGATATGACTACAAAATAGTAATTCAGACTAAAGAATCTGTTACCAGTAGACTATTTGGTTTTGAGTCTGACGTTGAAATTATCAAATCACTTGAACTACAAGCCAAAGAGCGAAGCAAAAAAAGCGCGAAGGCTCAACGCGCAGTATAG
- a CDS encoding ApaLI family restriction endonuclease, translating to MEDLKNKIKELAGIYASNLKERIEERKEAMKSDDNSHYLIYRVLGITTEEGELIYIYQNTGRFLYKYAGSFLEEAATLCLNYKFQDGIKTKVENTLGQRPNTFEIDFLNGSDAIEVKWRDATTDGDHITKEHTRVKVIKGHGYKPIRVMFYYPQRAQAIRIQETLKTLYAGVEGEYYGGDEAWNFLKAYSGVDLKAILTEIANERTPEDGNQ from the coding sequence ATGGAAGATCTAAAGAATAAAATAAAAGAATTAGCGGGGATTTACGCTTCTAATCTCAAAGAAAGAATTGAAGAGCGAAAAGAGGCAATGAAATCTGATGATAATTCTCATTATCTAATCTATAGAGTTTTAGGAATTACAACAGAAGAAGGAGAGCTAATCTATATTTATCAAAACACTGGGCGATTTCTGTACAAATATGCTGGTTCGTTTTTGGAAGAAGCCGCTACTCTGTGTCTAAATTACAAGTTCCAAGATGGGATTAAAACCAAAGTGGAAAATACATTAGGACAAAGACCTAATACATTCGAGATAGATTTTCTGAATGGGAGTGATGCTATTGAAGTTAAATGGCGAGATGCAACTACAGATGGAGATCATATTACCAAGGAGCACACTAGAGTTAAAGTTATAAAGGGACACGGTTACAAGCCTATTCGAGTGATGTTTTATTACCCTCAGAGAGCCCAAGCAATTAGAATACAAGAGACATTGAAAACTTTATATGCTGGTGTTGAAGGAGAATATTATGGAGGTGATGAAGCTTGGAACTTTTTAAAAGCTTATAGTGGAGTTGACTTAAAGGCTATTTTAACAGAAATTGCTAATGAAAGGACACCTGAAGATGGAAACCAATAA
- a CDS encoding FAD-dependent oxidoreductase: MKEINASEFESEVVKGGNVVLDFYSTECPPCEALFPKLESLDPLFKGEVKFIKIFRQGNRELADQLGVKSSPTLLFYQDGEEVTSRLSGGIKRSEIVRNLKSVIGKEKVNEIIAKQKPIVTEVDVAILGAGPGGLTAGLYLCQAKINTVLVDIALPGGNVSTTHVVSNYPGFIDPQPGYMLSHNMSEQTKRCGTTYKVAVDVTHVDLQKKEIMIDGQETIRAKRIIIATGTSPNRIGIPGELEYKGQGISYCATCDAKYFVDREVVVIGGGNSAIEEADFISKFASKITIVHQFDQLQANKTAQEKAFANPKISFLLSHEPRAFRKAGDKMEVEVEDLKTKEKKTLTSDGIFVFIGQKPNLEMFGNQLELDQWGYIKTDEDKRTNIDGVFAVGDVTSKKYRQITTAIADGTIAAIAITREIG; this comes from the coding sequence ATGAAAGAGATAAATGCATCGGAATTTGAAAGCGAAGTAGTAAAAGGGGGCAATGTGGTGCTCGATTTTTACAGTACTGAATGTCCGCCTTGCGAAGCGCTTTTTCCCAAACTCGAATCGTTGGATCCGCTGTTTAAGGGTGAAGTCAAATTCATCAAAATCTTCCGGCAGGGAAACCGCGAACTGGCCGATCAACTTGGCGTAAAATCGTCGCCAACGTTGCTTTTTTATCAGGATGGAGAAGAAGTGACCAGCCGCCTTTCAGGAGGAATTAAACGGTCGGAGATTGTTCGCAACCTGAAAAGTGTGATCGGCAAAGAAAAGGTGAATGAGATTATCGCCAAGCAGAAACCGATTGTAACCGAGGTGGATGTGGCCATTCTGGGTGCTGGTCCGGGTGGACTGACAGCCGGTTTATACCTTTGCCAGGCCAAAATCAACACCGTTTTGGTTGACATCGCGTTGCCCGGCGGAAATGTTTCGACCACCCACGTGGTGTCGAATTACCCCGGATTTATTGATCCGCAGCCCGGATACATGCTTTCGCACAACATGTCGGAGCAAACCAAACGCTGCGGAACGACTTATAAGGTGGCGGTTGACGTGACGCACGTCGATTTGCAGAAAAAGGAAATCATGATAGACGGGCAGGAAACCATTCGCGCCAAACGAATCATCATTGCCACCGGAACTTCGCCCAACCGTATTGGCATTCCCGGCGAACTGGAGTACAAAGGACAGGGCATTTCGTATTGCGCCACCTGCGACGCCAAGTATTTTGTGGATCGGGAAGTGGTGGTGATTGGCGGTGGAAACTCAGCCATCGAGGAAGCCGATTTTATCTCGAAGTTCGCGTCGAAAATTACCATCGTTCACCAGTTCGACCAGTTGCAGGCCAACAAAACAGCGCAGGAAAAAGCATTTGCCAACCCGAAGATTTCATTCCTGCTTTCGCACGAACCACGCGCATTCCGCAAAGCTGGCGACAAAATGGAAGTGGAGGTGGAAGACCTGAAAACCAAGGAAAAGAAGACCCTGACATCGGACGGAATTTTCGTGTTTATTGGCCAGAAACCGAACCTCGAAATGTTTGGCAACCAGTTGGAACTCGACCAGTGGGGCTACATCAAAACCGATGAGGATAAGCGCACCAACATCGACGGCGTGTTTGCCGTGGGCGATGTAACCAGCAAAAAATACCGCCAGATTACTACTGCTATCGCCGACGGAACCATTGCCGCGATTGCGATTACTCGGGAAATAGGATAA
- a CDS encoding DUF1847 domain-containing protein → MDCTNCTYDKICRKTETCKATSFEPEEAIRKYAAEPEIVQAAAELVDFGRAGTLSRLQEIVEFSKKMNYRRIGLAYCYGMEKQVQQIAGIIRSNGLNVRSVSCTVGGIPQNEVNPESSFCTVSCNPIGQAMQMNSEKVDLVLMVGLCLGHDILFQREVKADCTTLVVKDRVHNHAPLKALEL, encoded by the coding sequence ATGGATTGCACCAATTGCACCTACGATAAAATTTGCCGGAAAACGGAAACCTGCAAAGCAACTTCTTTCGAACCGGAAGAGGCCATCAGAAAGTATGCCGCTGAACCCGAAATTGTGCAGGCGGCGGCCGAACTGGTTGATTTTGGACGCGCCGGAACCTTGTCGCGGCTTCAGGAGATTGTGGAGTTCTCGAAGAAAATGAACTACCGCCGCATTGGTTTGGCCTATTGCTACGGGATGGAAAAACAAGTCCAACAAATTGCCGGGATTATTCGTAGTAATGGATTGAATGTCAGGTCGGTTTCTTGTACGGTTGGTGGAATTCCGCAAAATGAAGTGAATCCGGAAAGTTCGTTTTGCACCGTTTCGTGCAATCCCATTGGGCAGGCGATGCAGATGAACAGCGAAAAGGTGGATTTGGTGCTGATGGTGGGGCTTTGTTTGGGGCACGACATTTTGTTTCAGCGCGAAGTGAAGGCCGACTGCACAACCCTGGTGGTGAAAGATCGGGTTCACAACCACGCGCCGTTGAAGGCATTGGAATTATAA
- a CDS encoding radical SAM/SPASM domain-containing protein, with amino-acid sequence MAPKLSPFGGTGRGLPFAMQLSKYNITSKIKDSDDWFVINALSGQADILDQTAYNQLKDISVDNQELIENGYIVDLVQEKRLFREKYLKFLDDREKDEVQIFFVTNYSCNFDCSYCYQAGYEALPVALSKEVTDSFFDYILKEFSGRRKYITIFGGEPFMNAPRHKENIEYIIQKAAEHKLEIAAVTNGYHLEEYIPILKKGIIREIQVTLDGTSEIHNQRRYLKGGDPTFDRIVRGVDLLIENNIPVNLRMVVDKQNINNLPDLAQFAINKGWTASPLFKTQLGRNYELHECQANQQKLYSRLNLYEDLYALLKTHPHIAEFHKPAFSVSKFLFEQGEMPEPLFDACTGTKTEWAFDFTGNVYACTATVGKHGESLGTFYPEVKKYTEAVEEWQERDILSIPKCRDCNLSLICGGGCASMAKNYNGSLHSHDCRPVTELLELGIAHYFNE; translated from the coding sequence ATGGCTCCAAAGCTTTCCCCCTTTGGGGGAACGGGAAGGGGGCTTCCGTTTGCCATGCAACTTTCCAAATATAACATCACCTCAAAAATTAAGGATTCTGACGATTGGTTTGTCATAAATGCATTATCAGGGCAGGCAGATATACTCGATCAGACAGCCTACAATCAACTTAAGGACATTTCGGTAGATAATCAGGAACTGATTGAAAATGGCTACATTGTTGATCTGGTTCAGGAGAAACGATTGTTTCGTGAGAAATACCTGAAATTTTTGGATGATCGCGAAAAGGACGAAGTTCAGATTTTTTTTGTGACCAACTACTCGTGCAACTTCGATTGTTCCTATTGTTATCAGGCTGGCTACGAAGCTTTACCCGTTGCTCTGTCGAAAGAAGTTACTGATTCGTTTTTTGATTATATTCTGAAAGAATTTTCAGGAAGGAGAAAATACATTACCATTTTTGGTGGCGAACCTTTCATGAATGCTCCACGCCACAAGGAAAATATCGAATATATTATTCAAAAAGCCGCAGAACATAAACTCGAAATTGCGGCTGTGACTAACGGTTATCATCTGGAAGAATACATTCCAATTCTCAAAAAGGGAATTATCCGCGAAATTCAGGTAACACTCGATGGGACCAGTGAAATACATAACCAACGGCGCTATCTGAAAGGCGGAGATCCAACTTTCGATCGCATTGTTCGTGGAGTTGATTTGTTAATTGAAAACAATATTCCGGTTAATCTCCGTATGGTGGTTGATAAACAAAATATTAATAATCTACCCGATTTGGCACAGTTTGCCATCAATAAAGGTTGGACTGCATCCCCACTGTTTAAAACCCAATTAGGTCGGAATTACGAGTTACACGAATGCCAGGCCAATCAGCAAAAGCTGTATTCGCGGCTCAATTTGTACGAAGATTTGTATGCGCTGCTGAAGACACATCCGCACATCGCCGAGTTTCACAAGCCTGCCTTTTCAGTCTCAAAGTTTTTGTTCGAACAGGGCGAGATGCCTGAGCCATTGTTCGATGCCTGCACCGGAACCAAAACCGAGTGGGCATTCGATTTCACCGGAAATGTGTATGCCTGCACCGCCACGGTGGGCAAGCACGGCGAAAGTCTGGGCACGTTTTATCCGGAAGTGAAGAAATACACCGAAGCGGTTGAGGAATGGCAGGAGCGCGATATTTTGTCGATTCCGAAGTGTCGCGACTGCAATTTGAGCCTGATTTGCGGCGGAGGCTGCGCTTCGATGGCCAAAAACTACAACGGCTCGCTGCACAGTCACGATTGCCGTCCGGTTACCGAGCTACTGGAATTGGGTATCGCGCACTATTTCAACGAATAA